One Trichosurus vulpecula isolate mTriVul1 chromosome 7, mTriVul1.pri, whole genome shotgun sequence genomic region harbors:
- the AARS2 gene encoding alanine--tRNA ligase, mitochondrial codes for MAAALAATGRLRQALRGAPGWKSPCSQTRTRRRQLSSSPPQPSASAVRTAFLHFFRDRHGHQLVPSASVRPRSDPGLLFVNAGMNQFKPIFLGTVDPRSELARFRRVANSQKCVRTGGRHNDLEDVGRDLSHHTFFEMLGNWAFGGEYFKEEACSMAWELLTQVYRIPQDRLWVTYFDGNPPEGLAPDFESRDIWLGLGVPSTQVLPFGSLENFWEMGETGPCGPCTEIHYDLSGGVGPPQLVELWNLVFMQYNREADGSLQPLPQRHVDTGMGLERLVAVLQNKHSTYDTDLFSPLLTAIHQGCRAPPYQGRVGVADEGRTDMAYRVVADHIRTLSICMADGVYPGMSGASLVLRQILRRAVRFSSEVLQAPPGFLSSLVPIVAEMLGDAYPELRKNTAQIVSLVTEEESAFLSSLERGRRVIDRTLQQLGPSDLFPAEIAWSLSGNLGLPLDLIGLMLEEKSVQLDLAGLQQLAQEEAQRRSQAQQAKPAEKLELRLDIHALGHLQKQGVPPTDDSSKYNYSLLPNGCYEFGACEAEIIRLYSLDGVAVDSATGGQRCGLLLDKTSFYAEQGGQASDRGYLIRKGQQDVLFPVIGAQTYGGFILHEVIAPETLKVGDRVQLYVDEEWRLGCMKKHTATHLLSWALRQELGPDTEQCGSHLSPERLRFDVATLAPLTSKQLQAVEEAVREAVGRDEPVYMAEVALELTTQVQGLRSLDEIYPDPVRVVSVGVPIANALAPTSQAALHTSIELCCGTHLLRTGAIEDLTIVGERQLSKGIVRLVAVTGEQAQQARDIGQNLAQEVEAAAARLSQENQDIREAQRLSKDVGRLSDTVDTAVMPQWQRRELQAVLKRLQRRANTAVRKLEMGLATAKMQELLERHPVGPFIVDTVPAESLSLLVKVVKQLCEQVPGTSVLLLSPQAPGKVLCACQVAQDAVPTFTAETWASVVCSHMGGKAWGSRVVAQGAGNTGDVEAALNIARSFALNQL; via the exons ATGGCGGCGGCGTTGGCTGCGACCGGGCGTCTGCGGCAGGCCCTCCGAGGGGCGCCGGGATGGAAAAGCCCCTGCTCCCAGACCCGGACCCGCCGCCGTCAACTCTCCTCAAGCCCTCCCCAGCCTTCGGCCTCGGCCGTGCGAACTGCCTTCCTCCACTTCTTCCGGGACCGTCACGGCCACCAGCTAGTGCCCTCTGCTTCCGTACGGCCCCGAAGCGACCCCGGCCTGCTTTTCGTCAATGCGGGAATGAACCAG TTCAAACCAATCTTCTTGGGCACAGTGGACCCTCGAAGTGAGTTGGCACGGTTCCGGCGAGTAGCCAACAGCCAGAAGTGTGTCCGTACAGGAGGGCGGCATAATGACTTAGAGGATGTGGGCCGAGACCTTTCCCACCACACTTTCTTTGAGATGCTTGGCAACTGGGCATTTGGAGGTGAATACTTTAAG GAAGAGGCCTGCAGCATGGCCTGGGAGCTTCTGACCCAAGTCTACAGGATTCCCCAGGACAGGCTGTGGGTTACCTACTTTGATGGTAACCCTCCTGAGGGGCTGGCCCCAGACTTCGAGAGCAGGGATATCTGGCTCGGCTTGGG GGTACCTTCTACCCAGGTGCTTCCCTTTGGGTCCCTGGAGAACTTCTGGGAGATGGGAGAGACAGGACCTTGTGGACCCTGTACTGAAATTCACTATGACCTATCAGGAGGAGTGGGCCCCCCCCAACTGGTAGAACTCTGGAATCTGGTCTTCATGCAGTATAACAG GGAGGCAGACGGAAGCCTGCAACCCCTGCCCCAGCGGCATGTGGACACTGGCATGGGCCTGGAAAGGCTGGTGGCTGTGCTGCAGAACAAACATTCTACCTATGACACGGATCTCTTCTCCCCGCTGCTTACGGCTATACACCAG GGCTGCAGGGCACCCCCATACCAGGGCCGTGTTGGGGTGGCCGATGAGGGACGCACAGATATGGCATATCGTGTTGTGGCAGACCACATCCGCACCCTGAGTATCTGTATGGCCGATGGTGTTTACCCCGGCATGTCCGGAGCCTC ACTGGTTCTCCGCCAGATCCTCCGACGAGCGGTCCGCTTCTCCTCAGAGGTTCTGCAGGCGCCCCCGGGCTTCCTGAGCAGCCTGGTGCCCATCGTCGCAGAGATGCTG GGAGATGCCTACCCAGAGCTGCGGAAGAACACAGCCCAG ATTGTCAGCTTggttacagaggaagaaagtgcCTTCCTATCTTCCCTAGAACGAGGTCGCCGAGTCATTGATCGGACCCTGCAGCAGCTCGGCCCCTCTGACCTATTCCCAG CTGAAATAGCCTGGTCCTTGTCTGGGAATCTGGGGCTGCCCCTGGATCTAATAGGGCTGATGCTGGAGGAGAAGAGTGTCCAGCTGGACTTAGCTGGTCTGCAGCAGCTGGCCCAGGAGGAGGCCCAG CGTCGAAGCCAAGCCCAACAGGCTAAGCCGGCGGAAAAATTGGAATTGCGCCTGGATATCCACGCCCTGGGCCACCTGCAGAAGCAAGGAGTTCCCCCAACGGATGACTCCTCCAAGTATAATTACTCATTGCTTCCTAATGGGTGTTACG AATTTGGAGCCTGTGAAGCTGAGATAATACGGTTGTATAGTCTGGATGGGGTGGCCGTAGACTCAGCTACAGGGGGCCAACGTTGCGGCCTCCTCCTGGACAAGACTAGCTTTTATGCTGAGCAAGGGGGCCAGGCCTCTGACCGAGGCTACCTGATACGCAAAGGGCAACAG GACGTGCTGTTCCCAGTAATTGGGGCCCAGACTTATGGGGGTTTCATTCTGCATGAGGTGATAGCCCCTGAAACCTTGAAGGTGGGGGACCGGGTCCAACTGTATGTGGATGAG GAATGGCGTCTGGGCTGCATGAAGAAACACACAGCCACCCATTTGCTGAGCTGGGCGCTGCGGCAGGAGCTGGGCCCAGACACAGAGCAGTGTGGTTCCCACCTCAGCCCTGAGAGACTTCGCTTCGATGTGGCCACCCTA GCTCCACTGACCTCCAAGCAGCTTCAGGCAGTGGAGGAAGCTGTCCGAGAAGCTGTGGGGAGGGATGAGCCTGTGTACATGGCTGAGGTGGCTCTGGAACTGACCACCCAAGTTCAAGGCTTACGCTCACTTGATGAg ATATACCCTGACCCTGTTCGGGTGGTGTCTGTGGGGGTACCCATAGCCAATGCTCTGGCCCCCACCTCCCAGGCTGCACTGCACACCTCCATAGAACTGTGCTGTGGCAC GCACCTGCTTCGCACAGGGGCCATAGAGGACCTGACTATTGTGGGGGAACGACAGCTGTCCAAGGGCATCGTCCGCTTGGTGGCTGTCACTGGGGAGCAGGCCCAGCAG GCCCGTGACATTGGCCAGAATCTGGCTCAAGAGGTTGAAGCAGCCGCAGCTCGACTGAGCCAGGAGAATCAGGATATCCGGGAGGCTCAGCGATTGTCAAAGGATGTGGGACGGCTCAGTGAC ACAGTAGACACAGCCGTGATGCCCCAGTGGCAGCGTCGAGAGCTGCAGGCAGTCCTGAAGAGACTGCAGCGCCGTGCCAACACTGCCGTCCGAAAACTGGAGATGGGGCTG GCCACAGCAAAAATGCAGGAGCTACTGGAGAGACACCCTGTGGGGCCCTTCATTGTGGACACAGTCCCAGCTGAGTCCCTCTCG CTGCTGGTGAAGGTGGTGAAACAGCTGTGTGAACAAGTCCCTGGCACCTCCGTGTTACTGCTCAGTCCCCAGGCCCCAGGGAAGGTCCTGTGTGCCTGTCAGGTGGCTCAG GATGCAGTTCCCACCTTCACTGCTGAAACCTGGGCATCAGTGGTGTGTAG